The following are encoded together in the Candidatus Omnitrophota bacterium genome:
- the metF gene encoding methylenetetrahydrofolate reductase [NAD(P)H], whose product MRKLTDIFKEKQQTFSFELFPPKTEEGYQKLLSTIKQLSELKPDFISVTCGAGGGTRARTKDIVDHIQETYQITGVEHLTCIGNTKAEIKKSLDDTQARGIYNILALRGDPPPNSPAVKLGKDNFKYSYQLCKFIRATYADDFSIGVAGFPEGHVLCPDRELDADYLKIKMDAGADYVITQLFFNNKDYFDYVKRLRRRGIFARVIPGIIPITDYLGILRFCQKCGTSVPKEVQEVFAPIQTDPQAVSEAGIKFAIRQCRELLENGAPGLHFYTLNKASPVDIILKEVRK is encoded by the coding sequence ATGCGTAAACTAACAGATATTTTTAAAGAAAAACAGCAGACATTCTCTTTTGAACTTTTTCCACCCAAGACGGAAGAAGGCTATCAGAAATTGCTTTCAACGATAAAGCAGCTTTCGGAACTTAAGCCGGATTTTATTTCTGTCACCTGCGGCGCCGGAGGCGGAACTCGCGCCCGGACTAAAGACATTGTTGACCACATTCAAGAAACCTACCAGATAACCGGCGTTGAGCATTTAACCTGCATCGGAAATACCAAGGCCGAGATCAAGAAATCACTAGATGATACACAAGCGCGCGGTATTTACAATATCCTAGCTCTTCGCGGCGATCCTCCTCCCAATAGCCCGGCTGTTAAACTTGGGAAGGATAATTTTAAATACAGTTATCAGCTTTGTAAATTTATCCGAGCGACTTATGCGGATGATTTTTCAATAGGCGTTGCCGGCTTTCCGGAAGGACATGTTCTATGCCCGGACCGAGAGCTTGATGCCGATTACTTAAAGATCAAAATGGATGCCGGAGCTGATTATGTCATTACCCAGCTTTTCTTTAATAACAAAGATTACTTTGATTACGTTAAGCGTTTACGCCGACGAGGAATTTTTGCCCGCGTCATTCCCGGAATTATCCCCATCACGGATTATCTCGGCATTTTAAGATTCTGCCAAAAATGTGGAACAAGCGTACCCAAAGAAGTTCAAGAAGTTTTTGCGCCGATCCAAACTGACCCGCAAGCTGTAAGCGAGGCCGGAATAAAATTTGCTATTCGTCAATGCCGTGAATTATTGGAAAATGGCGCTCCGGGTTTGCATTTTTACACGCTCAATAAGGCTTCACCGGTAGACATTATCTTAAAAGAAGTAAGAAAATAA
- the gap gene encoding type I glyceraldehyde-3-phosphate dehydrogenase, whose amino-acid sequence MAAKIGINGFGRIGRLVFRAAVQNKNVEVVGINDLFDAEYLAYMLRYDSVHGHFKGTIDVKDGKLIINGKAIRVTGEKEPASLKWNEVGADYVVESTGLFTVTEKAQGHLTAGAKKVVISAPSSDAPMFVMGVNHLKYKKDLNVVSTASCTTNCLAPVAKVLNDQWGIVEGLMTTCHAITATQKTVDGPSKKDWRGGRGASFNIIPSSTGAAKAVGKVIPELNGKLTGMALRVPVADVSVVDLTCKLAKAASWDDIKKAMKEASEGEMKGILGYTEDEVVSSDFIGDPRTSIFDAKAGIALNDTFVKVVSWYDNEWAYSCKLIDFIAYMESVK is encoded by the coding sequence ATGGCAGCAAAGATCGGGATTAATGGTTTTGGACGTATCGGCAGATTGGTTTTTCGCGCCGCGGTTCAAAACAAAAATGTGGAAGTGGTGGGGATCAATGACCTTTTTGACGCGGAATATTTAGCCTATATGCTTCGCTATGATTCAGTTCACGGGCATTTTAAAGGAACCATTGATGTAAAAGACGGTAAGCTGATCATTAACGGAAAAGCTATCCGCGTAACGGGCGAAAAAGAACCGGCCAGTTTGAAATGGAACGAAGTCGGCGCTGATTACGTGGTGGAATCAACCGGCCTTTTTACGGTGACCGAAAAAGCCCAAGGGCATTTAACGGCCGGAGCTAAAAAGGTCGTTATCTCTGCGCCATCTAGTGATGCGCCGATGTTTGTCATGGGTGTTAATCACTTAAAGTATAAAAAAGACTTAAACGTTGTTTCGACCGCATCTTGTACGACGAACTGCTTAGCTCCGGTGGCTAAGGTTCTCAATGATCAATGGGGGATCGTGGAAGGGTTGATGACAACCTGCCACGCGATCACCGCAACTCAAAAAACCGTCGACGGGCCGTCTAAAAAAGATTGGCGCGGCGGGCGCGGGGCCAGCTTTAATATTATTCCGTCTTCAACCGGCGCGGCGAAAGCTGTGGGAAAAGTTATTCCGGAATTAAACGGAAAACTGACCGGAATGGCGCTTCGGGTTCCGGTGGCGGATGTTTCTGTTGTTGATTTAACCTGTAAATTAGCTAAAGCGGCCTCTTGGGATGATATCAAGAAAGCCATGAAAGAAGCATCTGAAGGAGAGATGAAAGGTATCTTGGGCTATACGGAAGACGAAGTTGTCTCTAGTGATTTTATCGGAGACCCTAGAACATCTATCTTTGATGCTAAGGCAGGAATAGCGCTTAACGATACGTTTGTTAAGGTTGTTTCTTGGTATGATAATGAATGGGCTTATTCATGCAAGCTGATCGATTTCATTGCGTATATGGAGTCAGTGAAATAA
- the galT gene encoding galactose-1-phosphate uridylyltransferase: MAELRKDPIVGRWVVVNTKDSWGPQDFDKEEHHYKQEAICQFCYGREHQTPSEIEAVRPHNTKADTQGWMVRVIPNKFPVLRIEGELKRSGLGIFDTMNGIGAHEIIIETPNHRKSLADLTNEEILSVVKKYQSRSKSLAEDKRFKYILIFKNFGDSAGASLEHGHTQLIALPMVPKYVLEELEGSKYYYEYRGRCIFCDMINQEYQDKERIVAENKDFICFCPYVPRYPFETWIIPKKHSAPFNSITEEEQYHLSCSLGEVLRRMKVALNNPSYNFFLHTAPVGYENNESYHWHIEIIPKLTRVAGFEWGTGFYLVPTSPDLAAKYLREVNLETKS, encoded by the coding sequence ATGGCGGAATTACGCAAAGATCCCATTGTCGGCCGCTGGGTGGTTGTTAACACAAAAGATTCTTGGGGCCCGCAAGACTTCGACAAAGAAGAACATCACTATAAGCAGGAAGCGATCTGTCAATTTTGCTATGGCCGGGAACATCAAACTCCGTCGGAAATCGAAGCCGTTCGTCCGCACAATACAAAAGCGGATACGCAAGGCTGGATGGTTCGGGTGATCCCTAATAAATTTCCGGTTTTAAGGATCGAAGGGGAATTGAAACGTTCTGGTCTTGGGATCTTTGATACGATGAACGGCATCGGGGCTCATGAGATCATCATTGAAACACCGAATCATCGTAAAAGCTTGGCGGATCTTACCAATGAAGAGATTTTATCGGTTGTTAAGAAATATCAAAGCCGGTCTAAAAGCTTAGCCGAAGATAAACGTTTTAAATATATCCTTATTTTCAAGAATTTTGGCGATTCTGCCGGTGCTTCCTTGGAGCATGGGCATACACAACTCATCGCTCTTCCGATGGTCCCCAAATATGTTCTTGAAGAATTGGAAGGTTCGAAGTATTATTATGAATATCGCGGGAGGTGCATTTTCTGCGATATGATCAATCAGGAGTATCAGGATAAAGAAAGGATCGTTGCCGAGAATAAGGATTTTATTTGTTTCTGCCCCTACGTTCCGCGATATCCCTTTGAAACCTGGATCATCCCCAAGAAACACAGCGCACCGTTTAACAGCATTACCGAAGAGGAGCAGTATCATCTGTCTTGCAGTTTAGGCGAGGTGCTGCGCCGGATGAAGGTAGCGTTAAATAATCCGTCGTATAATTTCTTTTTGCATACGGCACCGGTCGGTTATGAAAATAACGAAAGTTATCATTGGCATATTGAAATTATTCCGAAATTAACACGCGTGGCCGGATTTGAATGGGGAACGGGATTTTATCTGGTACCGACATCGCCTGATTTGGCGGCAAAATATTTACGGGAAGTTAATTTAGAAACCAAAAGTTAA
- the galT gene encoding galactose-1-phosphate uridylyltransferase, with translation MPELRKDPIIGRWIIVSTERARRPGTFIDSNHKTIDEGECPFCEHKESKTPPEIYAVRSHFAPNSPHWKVRVVPNIAPALKIEGNLQRRGHGLYDVMDNVGAHEVIIETPEHIANMADLDAAQIKLVFETYVVRINDLEKDPRFKYVLPFKNYGWSAGGGNIRHTRSQIIATPVNPMRVKEELVGARRYFSYHERCVYCDLIKQELESKARVVLESDHFLAISPFAARFPFELWILPKKHSCDFSKGIIGFEYDLAEMMKKVLQKLKIGLNDPAYNYVIHSAPFRRGKSKSTEWNTIEGDYHWHIEVMPRLTHVAGFEKGTGFYICSIPPEKTAEFLRRVEI, from the coding sequence ATGCCAGAACTACGCAAAGACCCTATAATCGGACGATGGATCATTGTTTCCACGGAACGAGCCCGTCGGCCGGGAACCTTCATCGATTCTAATCATAAAACCATCGATGAAGGTGAATGCCCATTTTGCGAACATAAAGAGTCAAAAACTCCCCCCGAGATTTACGCGGTCAGAAGCCATTTTGCGCCCAACAGTCCTCACTGGAAAGTCCGTGTTGTCCCTAACATAGCTCCGGCTTTAAAGATCGAAGGCAATCTTCAGCGCCGCGGCCATGGGCTTTATGATGTGATGGATAATGTCGGGGCACATGAGGTTATCATTGAAACCCCCGAACACATTGCCAATATGGCTGATCTAGATGCCGCGCAGATCAAGCTTGTTTTTGAAACATATGTTGTGCGCATCAACGATCTGGAAAAGGATCCGCGTTTTAAATATGTCCTGCCGTTTAAAAATTACGGATGGTCAGCCGGCGGAGGAAATATCCGCCACACGCGTTCTCAGATCATCGCCACTCCCGTTAATCCGATGCGCGTTAAAGAAGAATTGGTCGGAGCTCGACGGTATTTCTCTTACCACGAACGATGCGTTTATTGCGATCTCATTAAGCAGGAACTTGAGTCTAAAGCCAGAGTGGTTTTAGAATCCGACCATTTTTTGGCTATTTCGCCTTTTGCCGCCAGATTTCCGTTCGAGCTATGGATCTTACCCAAGAAACATAGTTGTGATTTTTCCAAAGGGATCATTGGATTTGAATATGATTTAGCCGAAATGATGAAAAAAGTCTTACAGAAATTAAAAATAGGATTAAATGACCCGGCCTACAATTACGTGATCCATTCAGCACCGTTTCGACGAGGAAAATCAAAAAGCACCGAGTGGAACACCATTGAAGGAGATTATCATTGGCACATTGAAGTGATGCCTCGCTTAACGCATGTAGCCGGATTTGAAAAAGGTACCGGATTTTATATTTGTTCAATTCCGCCGGAAAAGACGGCGGAATTCCTAAGAAGGGTAGAGATCTAA
- the fmt gene encoding methionyl-tRNA formyltransferase: MRIIFFGSDDFAVAHLKELVERGYEVAACIAQPDKPKGRGLQVAAPATKECALKYHIPVLQPVDLKEIHFQKKLKDLEADLFVVVAYGKILPREILVLPKLFCVNVHGSLLPKYRGAAPINWAIVNGDEITGISIIKMNEIMDGGDIIAQKELPIDSKDTSITLRAKMVSLGSKLLCEIIEKIRDNAHQCVAQNEKLVTLAPKLTKEHGMIDWNKDAAAIHRLVRGLLPWPAAFTHCSGKVLKILEADCGEGSFSKADCGKIISIAKENFAVATGKGVLLVRQVHLESAKPMSTQSFLMGSRIKEGFKLG; this comes from the coding sequence ATGCGAATTATTTTTTTTGGAAGCGATGATTTTGCGGTTGCTCACTTAAAAGAGCTTGTCGAACGCGGATATGAAGTTGCTGCCTGCATTGCTCAGCCCGATAAACCAAAGGGCAGAGGACTTCAGGTGGCGGCGCCGGCAACGAAAGAATGCGCTTTAAAATATCATATTCCGGTTCTCCAGCCTGTCGATTTAAAGGAAATTCATTTTCAAAAGAAATTAAAAGATCTTGAAGCTGACTTATTTGTTGTCGTCGCTTATGGAAAGATCTTGCCTAGAGAAATTCTTGTCCTGCCAAAATTATTCTGCGTTAATGTTCACGGGTCACTTCTTCCTAAATACCGCGGAGCGGCTCCTATCAATTGGGCGATCGTTAACGGAGATGAGATAACGGGTATTTCCATTATAAAAATGAATGAAATAATGGACGGCGGTGACATTATTGCGCAAAAAGAACTTCCTATCGACTCAAAAGACACATCCATAACGCTTCGAGCTAAAATGGTCTCTCTCGGTTCTAAACTTCTGTGTGAAATAATAGAAAAGATCAGGGATAATGCTCATCAATGTGTTGCCCAAAATGAAAAATTAGTGACATTAGCGCCAAAATTAACTAAAGAACATGGGATGATTGATTGGAATAAGGATGCCGCGGCTATTCATCGTTTGGTTCGCGGGCTTTTGCCTTGGCCGGCGGCATTTACGCATTGTAGCGGGAAAGTCCTCAAGATTTTGGAGGCGGATTGCGGGGAGGGAAGTTTTTCAAAAGCTGACTGCGGGAAAATTATCTCAATCGCAAAGGAAAACTTTGCGGTGGCGACAGGAAAAGGGGTTTTGTTAGTCCGCCAAGTTCATCTTGAATCCGCAAAACCGATGAGTACGCAAAGCTTTTTGATGGGGTCGCGGATCAAAGAGGGCTTCAAACTTGGATAA
- the priA gene encoding primosomal protein N', which translates to MKYAVAQVTVGLPVEGPFDYSIPESLSQGISVGKRVVVSFGKTKRVGFIVGLSQKSKFKFLKPILSLLDVTPLLGPSHLLLAKQMAEYYFCSWGEAIELSLPVALRKPKPTEMIGGENPPVVSKEKEIILLRGQDQNKTWAFVLENIQKTLLNKKGIILLVPENWLLDDAVRVLKENLTEEIVVLDRASTPKAELEKWTKIKEGKVKVAVGVRSTIFAPVVNLGLIVIMDENNAAYKQDQSPFYHVSQIAFMRSDIENADILFVSRVPSVEMLYQASKEKIRFVDLSAQNLPLTPVQVVDMSAFNPRKTSLISFPLRAAIEKILSKKGKTVLFMNRKGFSTLIRCTKCGYTMKCRRCDTHLTYLFEEKKMICRYCQFTAAAPTICPSCNTSYLRYSGMGIEKLESEIARLFPGSKVAHFDKESAIFPQDFDILIATQAVLKMHDALSVDLIGIMQLDAELNRADFRSGQKTFALLMDFRHMAKEKLIVQTHVPDNYCLQAALKSDFDKFYKEEIKFRKELKFPPLFCFVSVGLRAVKEEIAREQIQIFHELLNEHNKGKQVEILDPQPDFIPRLRGKYRFTILLKSKSHKKMRLVLQKALKSFKRKKDVNISINVDS; encoded by the coding sequence ATGAAGTATGCGGTAGCCCAGGTTACAGTCGGCCTTCCGGTGGAAGGCCCGTTTGACTATTCAATTCCCGAATCTCTTTCTCAGGGAATTTCCGTCGGAAAACGTGTTGTCGTTTCTTTCGGAAAGACAAAGCGGGTTGGATTCATTGTCGGATTATCCCAAAAAAGTAAATTTAAATTCTTAAAGCCAATCCTTTCTCTGCTGGATGTAACCCCACTTCTGGGCCCTTCGCACCTTCTTTTGGCAAAACAGATGGCCGAATATTATTTTTGTTCTTGGGGCGAAGCGATCGAATTAAGCCTTCCGGTTGCTTTGCGAAAACCTAAACCGACGGAAATGATCGGCGGTGAAAATCCTCCGGTTGTTTCAAAAGAAAAAGAAATTATTCTTTTGCGCGGCCAGGATCAAAACAAAACCTGGGCCTTTGTCTTGGAAAATATTCAAAAAACATTACTTAATAAAAAAGGCATTATTCTTCTCGTTCCAGAAAATTGGCTTTTAGATGATGCGGTGAGGGTATTAAAAGAGAATTTGACCGAAGAAATCGTTGTTTTAGACCGCGCTTCAACGCCCAAAGCAGAGCTGGAAAAGTGGACCAAGATCAAAGAAGGAAAAGTTAAAGTTGCCGTTGGTGTGCGTTCCACCATTTTTGCTCCTGTTGTCAATTTAGGGCTTATTGTCATTATGGATGAAAATAATGCGGCCTATAAGCAGGATCAATCGCCGTTTTATCATGTAAGCCAAATCGCTTTTATGCGCTCAGATATTGAGAACGCGGATATTCTTTTCGTAAGCCGGGTCCCATCGGTAGAAATGCTTTATCAAGCATCAAAAGAGAAGATAAGATTTGTCGATCTTTCCGCTCAGAATTTACCTTTGACGCCGGTACAAGTTGTTGATATGTCGGCGTTTAATCCGCGAAAAACTTCTCTGATCTCTTTTCCTCTGCGAGCGGCTATTGAGAAAATCTTAAGCAAAAAAGGCAAGACCGTTCTTTTTATGAATCGCAAAGGTTTTAGCACGCTTATCCGTTGCACCAAGTGTGGATATACCATGAAATGCCGAAGGTGCGATACGCATTTAACTTATCTTTTCGAAGAAAAGAAAATGATTTGCCGTTATTGCCAGTTTACAGCCGCCGCGCCGACCATTTGTCCGAGCTGTAATACTTCTTATTTGCGTTATAGCGGGATGGGAATTGAGAAGTTGGAAAGCGAGATCGCCCGTCTTTTTCCGGGCTCTAAGGTGGCGCATTTTGACAAGGAATCAGCGATATTTCCACAAGATTTTGATATTCTTATCGCGACTCAAGCGGTTTTAAAAATGCATGACGCATTATCGGTTGATTTGATCGGCATTATGCAGCTTGATGCGGAATTAAACCGTGCGGATTTTCGCTCTGGCCAAAAAACATTTGCCTTGCTGATGGATTTTCGGCACATGGCAAAAGAAAAGCTGATCGTTCAAACGCATGTTCCGGATAACTATTGCCTACAGGCGGCTTTAAAGTCAGATTTTGATAAATTTTACAAAGAAGAGATCAAATTTCGTAAGGAACTGAAGTTTCCGCCGCTATTTTGTTTTGTTTCCGTTGGGTTGCGCGCGGTTAAAGAAGAAATAGCCCGTGAACAGATCCAAATTTTCCATGAGTTGTTGAATGAACACAATAAAGGAAAACAAGTTGAGATCTTGGATCCGCAACCGGATTTTATTCCGAGGTTGCGCGGCAAATACCGGTTTACGATCCTTTTGAAATCAAAATCCCATAAAAAAATGCGGCTTGTGCTTCAAAAAGCGTTAAAATCATTTAAACGAAAAAAAGATGTTAATATCAGTATTAATGTAGATTCATAA
- a CDS encoding glycosyltransferase, translated as MKILAIHAAAGAGHTKAAEAVANLLKASPGGPQVVFADALDYTSQFYKNSYQKTYTILVTKFPWAWGFVFWLTDLPCMQSFVRASRRIFNEINAKKLNRFLIAEQFDYIVSTHFFPHEVASSLKKQGLIKSKIICVVTDFDAHRIWLADGVDKYAVACEYTQNKLLELGVEREKIFVTGIPTDDKFSNHPDREALKDKLQIKKGVFTVLLATGSFGMGPLEEIAQALCDYQVLVVCGRNQELFERLSKKNLPGVKVFGLVNNMNELMAVADVMVTKPGGLSICEALVSKLPLILICPIPGQEMNNVLVLRSYGIGSSSTQLKDVIAELKKLSSNPEYLLSAKGRTKSLARPFATSDIIKLII; from the coding sequence ATGAAAATACTTGCCATTCATGCTGCTGCGGGAGCAGGGCACACTAAAGCTGCTGAAGCTGTCGCCAATCTTCTTAAAGCCTCACCCGGTGGTCCGCAAGTTGTTTTTGCCGATGCCTTGGATTATACCAGCCAATTTTATAAGAACTCTTATCAGAAAACATACACTATTCTTGTTACCAAATTTCCTTGGGCCTGGGGATTTGTTTTTTGGTTAACGGACCTGCCGTGCATGCAATCCTTTGTAAGAGCGTCACGACGGATCTTTAATGAGATCAATGCCAAGAAGTTGAACCGCTTTCTCATTGCGGAGCAATTTGATTACATCGTATCAACTCATTTTTTCCCTCATGAAGTTGCAAGCTCTTTAAAAAAACAAGGCTTGATCAAATCAAAGATCATCTGCGTGGTGACGGATTTTGACGCGCACAGAATTTGGTTAGCTGATGGAGTTGACAAGTACGCGGTAGCCTGCGAATATACTCAAAACAAACTTTTGGAATTAGGCGTTGAGCGAGAAAAGATCTTTGTGACGGGGATCCCGACGGATGATAAATTCTCAAATCATCCTGACCGCGAGGCACTTAAAGATAAACTACAGATCAAAAAAGGTGTTTTTACCGTTTTATTAGCGACGGGCTCTTTTGGGATGGGCCCCTTAGAAGAGATCGCGCAAGCGCTTTGTGATTACCAGGTGCTTGTGGTATGCGGGCGAAATCAGGAATTATTTGAACGCTTGAGCAAAAAAAATCTTCCGGGCGTTAAAGTATTCGGCCTGGTCAATAATATGAATGAATTAATGGCAGTTGCCGATGTTATGGTGACAAAGCCCGGCGGCTTATCCATTTGCGAGGCGTTAGTTAGCAAACTTCCTCTTATTTTAATTTGCCCTATTCCGGGGCAGGAAATGAACAATGTTTTGGTCTTGCGCAGTTATGGGATCGGCAGCAGCAGTACTCAGCTAAAGGATGTTATCGCCGAATTAAAAAAACTCAGCTCTAATCCGGAATATCTTCTCTCTGCGAAAGGGCGAACCAAAAGTCTGGCGCGTCCCTTTGCGACCAGCGATATTATTAAACTCATCATATGA
- a CDS encoding HAD-IIIA family hydrolase, whose translation MKIIFLDRDGVINKFPGLGKYVTKVKDFHFIPGALKAIKDLTDAGYMIFIVSNQAGVARGVYTKAKLDQITAHMLKEIKKTGGRIKKIFYCTHTSEQNCDCRKPKIGSIKRAFGMINKDIRSADKSFFVGDAHFDMQAGRNAGLKTILVLSGIDHRREMKKLGVKPDYTVKNLLEATRIILNENTCHSCCCGSRAH comes from the coding sequence ATGAAAATCATTTTTTTAGATAGAGATGGCGTTATTAATAAATTTCCCGGGCTTGGAAAATATGTGACGAAGGTGAAGGATTTCCATTTTATTCCAGGGGCTTTAAAGGCTATCAAAGATTTAACTGATGCCGGATATATGATCTTTATTGTTTCTAATCAAGCCGGCGTTGCCCGTGGCGTCTATACAAAGGCTAAGCTTGATCAGATCACCGCACATATGCTTAAAGAAATTAAGAAAACAGGCGGCCGAATTAAAAAGATATTTTATTGTACGCATACCTCCGAACAAAATTGCGATTGCCGTAAGCCCAAGATCGGCTCCATTAAACGTGCATTTGGAATGATCAACAAGGATATCCGCAGTGCCGACAAAAGTTTCTTTGTCGGGGATGCTCACTTTGATATGCAAGCCGGGCGCAACGCGGGATTAAAAACGATCCTTGTTTTATCGGGTATTGACCACCGACGAGAAATGAAAAAACTAGGCGTCAAGCCCGATTACACGGTTAAAAACCTTTTGGAAGCAACCAGGATTATTCTCAATGAAAATACTTGCCATTCATGCTGCTGCGGGAGCAGGGCACACTAA
- a CDS encoding glycosyltransferase family 2 protein, with protein MSKLALSVVVITKNEENNIKDCLGSVYGWADEIIVVDDESKDRTVELAKSYAGKIFHRKMDNEGSHRNWAYLQAKNEWVLSLDADEIASSELKSEISAILPATTFHAFSIPLRNYIGNYWVKHGGWYPAGKLRLFMKSRFKYEEVGVHPKVFLDGQTGHLTKDIIHKGYPDFEHFLASLNRQTTLEAKKWIETGREMSLGKAVWRTIDRFPRSFFGKKGYKDGFIGFMIAFFASLYQIMSYAKYWEIKKGIKQ; from the coding sequence ATGAGTAAACTCGCGCTATCCGTTGTCGTTATCACGAAAAACGAAGAAAATAATATCAAAGACTGCCTAGGAAGTGTTTATGGCTGGGCGGATGAGATCATTGTTGTCGACGATGAAAGTAAGGACCGCACGGTTGAATTAGCCAAGTCTTATGCCGGAAAAATCTTTCATCGTAAAATGGATAATGAAGGCTCGCATCGTAATTGGGCGTATCTCCAAGCAAAAAACGAATGGGTTTTAAGCCTAGATGCCGACGAAATTGCCAGCAGCGAGCTAAAGAGTGAGATTTCGGCTATTTTACCGGCAACAACGTTTCACGCGTTTTCCATTCCTCTACGTAATTACATCGGAAATTATTGGGTGAAGCATGGCGGCTGGTATCCGGCGGGAAAATTGCGGCTTTTTATGAAAAGCCGGTTCAAGTATGAAGAAGTTGGTGTCCATCCGAAAGTTTTCCTGGACGGACAGACAGGCCATTTGACCAAAGATATTATTCATAAAGGTTATCCTGATTTTGAACATTTTCTGGCAAGTTTAAACCGGCAAACAACTTTGGAAGCGAAGAAATGGATTGAAACAGGGCGCGAAATGTCTTTAGGAAAAGCCGTTTGGCGCACCATCGACCGTTTTCCCAGAAGTTTCTTTGGTAAAAAAGGATACAAGGACGGCTTTATTGGTTTTATGATCGCGTTTTTTGCTTCCCTTTATCAAATTATGAGCTACGCGAAATATTGGGAAATCAAAAAGGGAATTAAACAATAG
- a CDS encoding DegT/DnrJ/EryC1/StrS family aminotransferase translates to MKVPFLDFSEQYEEIKNEIDVGFKTVFKHGDFVLGKEEEEFEVEFSKFCESKYGVGVNSGTDALYLAVDSLDIGVGDEVIIPTFTFIATALCISYTGATPVFVDIEKDTYNLDPKKIEKAITKKTKAIIPVHIYGQAANMDEINQIAKKHNLKVIEDAAQAHGAAYNGKRIGSLGDIACFSFYPTKGLGAFGDGGMIVTANKDLYEKCLMLRDYGRVGRYNHKIKGYNSRLDTLQAVVLSAKLKRLDKWNKMRAQHAEYYGKLLKDVDGIVTPITKEGRTHVYQTFAIRIKENRNQIHDELRKKGIGVLIHYPIPLHLQEAYQELKHKKGDFPVSEQVADEILSLPMFPHMKKEQIEAVASSIKELVKAK, encoded by the coding sequence ATGAAGGTTCCGTTTCTTGATTTTAGCGAGCAATATGAAGAAATTAAAAACGAGATCGACGTTGGATTTAAAACAGTTTTCAAGCACGGAGATTTTGTTCTAGGCAAAGAAGAAGAAGAGTTTGAGGTAGAATTCTCTAAGTTTTGTGAATCTAAATATGGCGTTGGTGTTAACTCCGGCACGGATGCCTTATATTTAGCCGTAGATTCTCTCGATATCGGTGTAGGCGACGAAGTTATTATTCCGACGTTCACATTTATCGCCACAGCCCTGTGCATTTCTTACACCGGTGCCACACCTGTTTTTGTCGACATTGAAAAAGACACTTACAATCTTGACCCTAAAAAGATCGAAAAAGCCATCACTAAGAAAACAAAAGCCATTATCCCGGTCCATATTTATGGACAAGCCGCCAATATGGATGAGATCAATCAGATTGCCAAAAAACACAACCTTAAAGTGATCGAAGACGCGGCACAGGCACACGGCGCGGCGTATAACGGCAAAAGAATAGGCTCTCTGGGGGATATCGCTTGTTTTAGTTTTTATCCGACCAAAGGCTTAGGGGCTTTTGGCGATGGAGGGATGATCGTCACCGCCAATAAAGACCTTTATGAAAAATGCCTGATGTTGCGCGATTACGGACGGGTCGGGCGATACAATCACAAAATTAAAGGTTATAACTCCCGACTTGATACGCTTCAAGCGGTTGTTTTAAGCGCCAAATTGAAGCGCTTGGATAAATGGAATAAAATGCGCGCCCAGCACGCTGAATATTACGGCAAACTTCTTAAAGATGTTGATGGCATTGTGACTCCAATTACCAAAGAGGGGCGTACGCATGTCTATCAAACATTCGCTATCCGCATCAAGGAAAACCGTAACCAAATTCATGATGAGCTGCGCAAAAAAGGAATTGGCGTCCTTATCCATTATCCGATCCCGTTACATTTACAGGAAGCCTATCAAGAGTTGAAACATAAAAAAGGTGATTTTCCCGTATCCGAACAAGTGGCGGATGAAATTTTATCGTTACCGATGTTCCCACATATGAAAAAAGAACAGATCGAAGCGGTTGCAAGCTCCATCAAAGAACTTGTGAAAGCAAAATAA